From one Microlunatus sp. Gsoil 973 genomic stretch:
- a CDS encoding helix-turn-helix transcriptional regulator — translation MSRDAEREELAAFLRTRRRRRSPEEVGLVTGRRRTPGLRREDVAALAGVSVTWYTWLEQARDIRPSEQVLSSLARALDLDEPETAHLFRLAGQLPPVRDPEQSGDVQAGYRLLLEQLDPCPAMITNHRFDVLAWNRAHAAMFGDFSEFHGDQRNMLWYTFTAPRARKLVINWDEDAAHMVALFRSQASDLLSGGRFTRLVDRLRRMSVEFDELWERRDLEGFSPSRQQLHHPLIGRIELEPVKLYAVDQDRTLVAYLTDPAGQDQERLAEAVRMQQSYPA, via the coding sequence GTGAGCCGAGACGCCGAACGCGAGGAACTTGCGGCGTTCCTGCGTACCCGGCGCCGGCGCCGGTCTCCCGAAGAGGTCGGGCTGGTCACCGGTCGGCGGCGGACGCCGGGACTGCGCCGCGAAGACGTCGCCGCACTGGCCGGGGTGAGCGTCACCTGGTACACCTGGCTGGAACAGGCGCGGGACATCCGGCCGTCGGAGCAGGTGCTCAGCAGCCTGGCGCGGGCTCTGGACCTGGACGAGCCGGAGACGGCACACCTTTTCCGGCTGGCCGGGCAGCTGCCGCCGGTCCGGGACCCGGAACAGTCCGGCGACGTCCAGGCCGGCTACCGTCTGCTGCTGGAACAACTCGACCCGTGCCCCGCGATGATCACCAATCATCGTTTCGATGTGCTGGCCTGGAACCGTGCGCATGCTGCGATGTTCGGAGACTTCTCGGAGTTCCACGGCGATCAGCGCAACATGCTCTGGTACACCTTCACCGCGCCGCGGGCCCGCAAGCTGGTGATCAACTGGGACGAGGATGCGGCGCATATGGTGGCGCTGTTCCGTTCCCAGGCTTCGGATCTGTTGTCCGGCGGACGGTTCACCCGGTTGGTCGACAGACTGCGGCGGATGTCGGTGGAGTTCGACGAGTTGTGGGAGCGCCGGGACCTCGAAGGTTTCAGCCCGTCCCGGCAACAGTTGCACCATCCGTTGATCGGCAGGATCGAGCTGGAACCGGTGAAGCTTTATGCAGTCGACCAGGACCGGACCCTGGTCGCCTACCTCACCGATCCGGCCGGCCAGGACCAGGAACGGCTGGCCGAGGCCGTACGGATGCAGCAGTCGTACCCGGCTTGA
- a CDS encoding SDR family oxidoreductase, protein MELQGRHVIVIGGSTGIGRAVTDDVIAAGGIATVGSRSREKLEKVRADHGDRVKINTVDVTDEDSVRDFFAAADDADHLVICPGDMAVGSVTEVTREAIDASLGTKIVGQLWCVRHALPRLAGPGSITLIAGGAGFRAMAGMPITSAANAGIGGLGQSLALELKPRRVNVIVAGVVDTPLWDFLPDPARQDLYTGAAAQAPVGRIGQPSDISSTVLHVMANDFIDGAVIPVDGGALIS, encoded by the coding sequence ATGGAACTGCAAGGACGACATGTCATCGTTATCGGCGGAAGCACCGGCATCGGGCGGGCGGTGACCGACGACGTGATCGCCGCAGGCGGCATCGCAACCGTCGGCAGCCGGTCGCGAGAGAAACTGGAGAAGGTACGCGCCGATCACGGTGACCGCGTCAAGATCAACACCGTCGACGTCACCGACGAGGACTCGGTGCGCGACTTCTTCGCCGCAGCCGACGACGCCGACCACCTGGTGATCTGCCCCGGTGACATGGCCGTCGGATCGGTGACCGAGGTGACCCGCGAAGCGATCGACGCCAGCCTCGGCACCAAGATCGTCGGCCAGCTCTGGTGCGTCCGGCACGCGCTGCCCCGGCTGGCCGGACCCGGATCGATCACCCTGATCGCCGGTGGCGCCGGATTTCGTGCCATGGCCGGCATGCCGATCACCTCGGCCGCCAATGCCGGCATCGGCGGACTCGGCCAGAGTCTGGCGTTGGAACTCAAACCCCGGCGGGTGAACGTCATCGTCGCCGGTGTCGTCGACACGCCGCTGTGGGACTTCCTCCCCGATCCAGCACGTCAGGATCTTTACACCGGTGCAGCCGCACAGGCGCCCGTCGGGAGGATCGGGCAACCTTCCGACATCAGCTCCACCGTCCTGCACGTCATGGCCAATGACTTCATCGACGGGGCAGTGATCCCGGTCGACGGCGGGGCGCTGATCAGCTAG
- a CDS encoding VanW family protein has translation MTIETAARADDPSEAPVDIPPALRVRHRRLTERVPALYPLAVELLRLRRSWHWLRSGVCWATDRATDDLPVRIKQHKSLLLRTLGNSEMWMQHNKVRNLELAATRIDGILIKPGEEFSFCRLVGRASRRKGYLDGMLLDNGEAKAGPGGGICQLANLLHWMVLHSPLTVTERSEHSFDPFPDNGRVLPWGVGCAVYYNYVDLRFRNDTDATFQVRVHVGERYLEGEIRADRPVPYSYSVYARNEDFIEREGDWFRRNQIWRDVIDRRTGDRVRSELIKKNCALVKYVPDGVDEPSALNPDGHAPAIPEDHPPVIPEDQSLTQRLRHADAENPTVEL, from the coding sequence ATGACCATCGAAACCGCGGCGCGCGCCGATGACCCGTCCGAGGCGCCCGTCGACATCCCGCCTGCCCTGCGGGTCCGACACAGACGGCTGACCGAACGGGTCCCGGCGCTGTATCCGCTCGCCGTCGAGCTGCTGCGGCTGCGCAGGAGTTGGCATTGGCTGCGCTCCGGCGTCTGCTGGGCGACCGACCGGGCGACCGATGACCTCCCGGTCAGGATCAAGCAGCACAAATCGCTGTTGCTGCGAACGCTGGGCAACTCCGAGATGTGGATGCAGCACAACAAGGTCCGCAATCTCGAGCTGGCCGCAACCCGGATCGACGGCATCCTGATCAAGCCGGGCGAGGAGTTCTCCTTCTGTCGGCTGGTCGGCCGGGCGAGTCGCCGCAAGGGCTACCTGGACGGCATGCTGTTGGACAACGGCGAGGCGAAGGCGGGCCCGGGCGGAGGGATCTGCCAGCTGGCGAACCTGCTGCACTGGATGGTGCTGCACAGCCCGCTGACGGTCACCGAGCGCTCCGAACACTCCTTCGACCCGTTTCCCGACAACGGGAGGGTGTTGCCCTGGGGCGTTGGCTGTGCGGTCTACTACAACTACGTCGACCTGCGCTTCCGCAACGACACCGATGCCACCTTCCAGGTCCGCGTGCACGTCGGCGAGCGGTATCTGGAAGGTGAGATCCGTGCCGACCGGCCTGTGCCGTACTCCTACTCGGTGTACGCCAGGAACGAGGACTTCATCGAGCGCGAGGGCGACTGGTTCCGGCGAAACCAGATCTGGCGGGACGTCATCGACCGGCGTACCGGAGATCGGGTACGCAGCGAGCTGATCAAGAAGAACTGCGCCCTGGTCAAGTACGTCCCGGACGGGGTCGATGAGCCCAGTGCCCTCAACCCCGACGGTCACGCACCCGCCATCCCCGAAGATCACCCACCGGTCATCCCCGAAGATCAAAGTTTGACCCAGCGGCTCCGACACGCCGACGCCGAAAACCCCACGGTCGAACTTTGA
- a CDS encoding nitroreductase family deazaflavin-dependent oxidoreductase produces MPLTGEYVPSPVKRTRDQVELYERTGGREGYLLEGTEWPVVIFTTRGNRSGKLHKFPLMRVEHDGRYAMVASMGGAPKHPLWYHNLKADPDAVTVQDGEKIIDGHARELTGEERETWWRRAVDAYPPYAEYQTRTDRLIPVFLVEPR; encoded by the coding sequence ATGCCACTGACGGGTGAATATGTTCCCAGCCCGGTGAAGAGAACCCGGGACCAGGTCGAACTGTACGAACGCACCGGAGGCCGTGAAGGCTACCTCCTCGAAGGCACCGAATGGCCGGTGGTGATCTTCACCACCCGCGGCAACAGGTCCGGCAAGCTGCACAAGTTCCCGCTGATGCGTGTCGAGCACGACGGCAGGTACGCCATGGTGGCGTCCATGGGCGGGGCGCCGAAACACCCGCTCTGGTACCACAACCTGAAGGCCGATCCGGACGCCGTCACCGTGCAGGACGGGGAGAAGATCATCGACGGTCACGCCCGGGAACTGACCGGCGAGGAGCGGGAGACCTGGTGGCGACGGGCGGTCGATGCCTATCCTCCGTACGCCGAATACCAGACCCGCACCGACCGGCTGATCCCGGTCTTCCTGGTCGAACCGAGGTAA
- a CDS encoding Gfo/Idh/MocA family protein: protein MTNGVRKVAVLGAGMIGEVHRRAAVLAGAEVVGVMASTPERSQEVAAQWGVAKAYGTIDEVVADDLDVVHICTPNASHVPYAVAALEAGKHVVCEKPLGVSLADAQHAAEVAERTGLINTMPFAYRFHPMAREMRARVQDGGFGAPNLIHGSYLQDWLLDPRASSWRVDPQAGGPSRAFGDIGSHWCDLAEWVTAERITEVVADTSIAIKQRPAATAASFSAAPTDAPLADVTTEDSALILFRTDRGTSGSAVISQLAAGRKNRLWLEVDGASHSAVFDQEHAEELWIGGEDQSLLLVRDPNHGASEQRRLSHLPAGHAQGYAQCFENFVADTYAAIDGEAPEGLPTFADGLRAAQICDAMLRSAESRKWETV from the coding sequence ATGACCAATGGCGTACGCAAAGTGGCGGTGCTCGGCGCGGGCATGATCGGCGAAGTACACCGGCGGGCGGCTGTCCTGGCCGGTGCCGAGGTGGTCGGGGTGATGGCGTCGACTCCGGAGCGGTCCCAGGAGGTCGCCGCGCAGTGGGGCGTTGCGAAGGCGTACGGGACCATCGACGAGGTGGTCGCCGATGATCTTGATGTGGTGCACATCTGCACTCCCAACGCCTCCCATGTGCCCTATGCGGTGGCCGCCCTCGAGGCCGGCAAGCATGTCGTCTGTGAGAAGCCGCTGGGCGTCAGCCTGGCCGACGCCCAGCACGCCGCCGAGGTGGCCGAACGCACCGGGTTGATCAACACCATGCCCTTCGCCTACCGCTTCCATCCGATGGCCCGCGAGATGCGTGCTCGCGTGCAGGACGGCGGATTCGGGGCGCCCAACCTGATCCACGGCAGCTATCTGCAGGACTGGCTGCTCGACCCGCGAGCCAGCAGCTGGCGGGTCGATCCGCAGGCCGGTGGCCCGTCGCGCGCCTTCGGCGACATCGGCTCACACTGGTGCGACCTTGCCGAGTGGGTCACCGCCGAACGGATCACCGAGGTCGTCGCCGACACCTCGATCGCCATCAAGCAGCGTCCCGCCGCGACCGCTGCATCGTTCAGTGCGGCACCGACCGATGCGCCGCTGGCCGACGTCACCACCGAGGACAGCGCGCTGATCCTGTTCCGCACCGATCGGGGCACCTCGGGATCGGCAGTGATCAGCCAACTCGCGGCCGGCCGCAAGAACCGACTGTGGTTGGAGGTGGACGGCGCGTCCCACAGCGCCGTCTTCGACCAGGAACATGCCGAGGAACTCTGGATCGGCGGCGAGGACCAATCCCTGCTGCTGGTCCGCGACCCGAATCACGGTGCGAGCGAACAGCGCAGGCTCTCCCACCTGCCGGCCGGTCACGCCCAGGGCTATGCGCAGTGCTTCGAGAACTTCGTCGCCGACACCTACGCCGCCATCGACGGCGAGGCGCCCGAGGGGCTGCCGACCTTCGCCGACGGCCTCCGGGCAGCGCAGATCTGCGATGCCATGCTGCGTTCGG